GCTGCCGCCCGGCGAGCACCGCCTGCAGGTCGAAATCGGTGCGCGCACTGTGGAACTGGAGCCGGTCCCGATCACGGCCGGCGGCGTGACGATTCTTACGAAGCGTATCTGGCGCTAGCCGGATCGCGCGGCCGCATCCGCAGGCCCGGCAGTACCTGCCTTCCCCGCCATTCACGTTCGCCCCGATCTTGCACGCATCTCCCGTGTCGGTCAGTGGAACCCGAACCCGGGAGGATTGTATGCCGGACGCATGGAGCAACAAGGACGAGCGGAAGTACGAGCACATCAAGGACAGCAGCAAAGAGCGCGGCATGAGCGAGGACCGCGCGGAGGAGATTGCGGCTCGCACCGTGAACAAGGGCCGGCGCGAGGAGGGTCGTACGCCGAACCGGACGACTCAGGGCACAGGCAACCCGAACCAGGGCTACGAGAGCCGGACGCGCGATGAGCTGTACAATCTGGCGAAGGACCGCAACATCGAGGGTCGGAGCAAGATGTCGAAGGATGAGCTGATCCGCGCATTGCGCGACTGACACCCCCGGACGCGGAACCCGTTCTGCAGATTGGCGCGCTCACGCATGTCTTTGCCACGAAAATGCCTCACCGCTATACGGCGGTGAGGCATTTTCATGCAGATCGGGGTCGATCTGCAGAACGGGTTCCGCGTCCGATTGTCTACTTCTTGATCGCGGCCAGTGCCGCCTTGATCAGATCGATCGGCGCCAGCGCTCCCTGATCGTCGATCACCTTGCGTACGGCGGACGCGGCATCGGCGTTCGAGTAGCCGAGTGCGACGAGCGCGTGCACGGCCTCCTCGAAACCGGGCGCTCCGCCGCGCCCGGTCCGGGCGGCCGTAATCGCGATGTCATCGAGTCGGTCGGCGAGCTCGAGCGCCAGCCGTTCAGCCTTCTTGGTGCCGAGGCCGGGGATCTGGCGAAGCGCCGCGATGTCGCGATCCACGATGGCGCGGACCACTCGTTCTGGCGACATGGTGGAGAGGATGCTCACGGCGAGACGCGGGCCGACGCCGGACGCGGTGAGGAGGCGGCTGAAGACGGCGCGCTCCGCGTCGTCGATGAACCCATAGAGCTCCACGGCGTCCTCGCGCACGACCTGGTACGTGCGGAGCTCCACGTCCGCGCCTTCCTTCGGCAGCCGCTCGAATACGGTCAGTGGTATCTGCAGCTCGTACGCGACCCCGCCCTGCGTCATGACCTCGGCAATACCGATCTGGCGTCGCAGCAGCACGCCGCGAATGCGGCTGATCAAGGACGTCTCCTCATGGAAGTACGGCCGTGATGCGGGCGGTGGTGACGCCGACACTGCAATGACAGAGCGCGACCGCCACGCCATCGGCAGCGTCCGCCGGTGAGGGCGGTGTACGCAGGCGGAGCGTGCGCTGCACCATGAATTGAACCTGCTCCTTCGTCGCGCGACCGGAGCCGACGACGGCATTCTTCACTTCCGCCGGTGCGTACTCGAACACGGGAAGATTGCGCAGCGTGGCGACGAGGAGGATGGCGCCGCGCGCGTGTCCCAGGATGATGCTCGTGCGGGCGTTCTTCGCATAGAACACGCCTTCCACGGCCATCGCGTCTATGGGGTGGCGCGAGAGCACTTCACCGAGGCCATCGTAGATCTGGCGCAGACGGTCCGGCAACGGCGTGTTCGCATCGGTGCGGACGACACCGCACTCGATCAGAGAAACGGCGCCGCCGCCCGCACGGGCAACGACGCCGTAACCCGTCGTGGCAGCGCCGGGATCGACGCCGAGAACGATCACGCGTCGGCCTCTGCGTATGCCGCCTCGTCGATATCAGCGTTGGAGTGGACCTTCTGCACGTCGTCGAGGTCATCGAGGGCATCGAGCAGCTTGAGGAGCTTCTGCGCTTCCGCGCCGCTCACGCTGACCGTGTTCATCGCCACCATCGCGAGCTCGGCGTCCTCGAAGTCAATGCCGGCGTTGCGCAGACCGTCCTGTACGGCCGCGAAGGATGCGAGCTCGGTGCTGACCACGTACACATCATCATCGCGGCGCAGGTCCTCGGCGCCGGCCTCGAGCGCGGCGAGCATTGTCGAGTCCTCGTCGTAGCGATTCGCATCGACGTAGATCTGGCCCTTGCGCTCGAACTGCCACGCGACCGAGCCGCTCGTTCCCATGCTGCCGTCATTGCGGCTGAGAACGTAGCGTATGTCGGAGACCGTACGGTTGGCATTGTCCGTCAGCGTCTCGATGTAGATGGCGACGCCGCCGGGGCCATAGCCCTCGTACGACACCTCCTGGTAGTCCACACCCTCGAGCTCACCCGTGCCCTTCTTGATCGCTCGATCGATATTGTCGGCCGGCATGTTGGCGGCCTTCGCCGTATCAACCGCCAGGCGCAGGCGCGGATTCATTGCCGGATCGCCGCCGCCGCCACGCGCGGCCACCGTGATCTCACGGATGAGCTTCGTGAAATGCTGGCCGCGCTTGTTGTCGTTGACGGCCTTCTTGCGCTTGATCTGCGCCCACTTGCTGTGCCCCGCCACGGGCTGCTCCTGCGTTTTGGAAAGACATTGCGCCAGAATGCGTT
The Longimicrobiales bacterium genome window above contains:
- a CDS encoding Rho termination factor N-terminal domain-containing protein; the protein is MPDAWSNKDERKYEHIKDSSKERGMSEDRAEEIAARTVNKGRREEGRTPNRTTQGTGNPNQGYESRTRDELYNLAKDRNIEGRSKMSKDELIRALRD
- the ruvA gene encoding Holliday junction branch migration protein RuvA, whose product is MISRIRGVLLRRQIGIAEVMTQGGVAYELQIPLTVFERLPKEGADVELRTYQVVREDAVELYGFIDDAERAVFSRLLTASGVGPRLAVSILSTMSPERVVRAIVDRDIAALRQIPGLGTKKAERLALELADRLDDIAITAARTGRGGAPGFEEAVHALVALGYSNADAASAVRKVIDDQGALAPIDLIKAALAAIKK
- the ruvC gene encoding crossover junction endodeoxyribonuclease RuvC: MIVLGVDPGAATTGYGVVARAGGGAVSLIECGVVRTDANTPLPDRLRQIYDGLGEVLSRHPIDAMAVEGVFYAKNARTSIILGHARGAILLVATLRNLPVFEYAPAEVKNAVVGSGRATKEQVQFMVQRTLRLRTPPSPADAADGVAVALCHCSVGVTTARITAVLP
- a CDS encoding YebC/PmpR family DNA-binding transcriptional regulator, which produces MAGHSKWAQIKRKKAVNDNKRGQHFTKLIREITVAARGGGGDPAMNPRLRLAVDTAKAANMPADNIDRAIKKGTGELEGVDYQEVSYEGYGPGGVAIYIETLTDNANRTVSDIRYVLSRNDGSMGTSGSVAWQFERKGQIYVDANRYDEDSTMLAALEAGAEDLRRDDDVYVVSTELASFAAVQDGLRNAGIDFEDAELAMVAMNTVSVSGAEAQKLLKLLDALDDLDDVQKVHSNADIDEAAYAEADA